In Choloepus didactylus isolate mChoDid1 chromosome X, mChoDid1.pri, whole genome shotgun sequence, a genomic segment contains:
- the LOC119522876 gene encoding SUMO-activating enzyme subunit 2-like codes for MGALSRGLPRELAEAVAGGRVLVVGAGGIGCELLKNLVLTGFSHIDLIDLDTIDVSNLNRQFLFQKKHVGRSKAQVAKESVLQFYPKANIIAYHDSIMNPDYNVEFFRQFILVMNALDNRAARNHVNRMCLAADVPLIESGTAGYLGQVTIIKKGVTECYECHPKPTQRTFPGCTICNTPSEPIHCIVWAKYLFNQLFGEEDADQEVSPDRADPEAAWEPMEAEARARASNEDGDIKHISTKEWAKSTGYDPIKLFTKLFKDDIRYLLTMDKLWRKRKPPVPLDWAEVQSQGEETNASDQQNEPQLGLKDQQVLDVKSYASLFSKSIETLRVHLAEKGDGAELIWDKDDPSAMDFVTSAANLRMHIFSMNMKSRFDIKSMAGNIIPAIATTNAVIAGLIVLEGLKILSGKIDQCRTIFLNKQPNPRKKLLVPCTLDPPNPNCYVCASKPEVTVRLNVHKVTVLTLQDKIVKEKFAMVAPDVQIEDGKGTILISSEEGETEANNHKKLSEFGIRNGSRLQADDFLQDYTLLINILHSEDLGKDVEFEVVGDAPEKVGPKQAEGAAKSITNGSDDGAQPSTSTAQEQDDVLIVDSDEEGPSNNADISEEERSRKRKLDEKENVSAKRSRTEQTEELDDVIALD; via the exons ATGGGGGCACTGTCGCGGGGGCTTCCCCGGGAGCTGGCCGAAGCTGTGGCCGGAGGTCGGGTGCTGGTTGTGGGCGCGGGTGGCATCGGCTGCGAGCTCCTCAAGAACCTCGTGCTCACCGGCTTCTCCCACATAGACCTGATTGATTTGGATACCATTGATGTCAGCAACCTCAACAGGCAGTTTTTGTTTCAAAAGAAGCATGTTGGAAGATCAAAGGCACAGGTTGCCAAAGAAAGTGTCCTGCAGTTTTATCCGAAAGCTAATATCATAGCCTACCATGACAGCATCATGAACCCCGACTATAATGTGGAATTTTTTCGACAATTTATATTGGTTATGAATGCTTTAGATAACAGAGCTGCCCGCAACCATGTAAATAGGATGTGTCTAGCGGCTGATGTCCCTCTTATTGAGAGTGGAACTGCTGGTTATCTTGGACAAGTAACTATTATTAAAAAGGGTGTGACTGAGTGTTATGAATGTCATCCTAAACCAACCCAGAGAACTTTTCCTGGCTGTACAATTTGTAACACACCTTCAGAACCTATTCATTGCATTGTTTGGGCAAAGTATTTGTTCAACCAGTTGTTTGGGGAAGAAGATGCTGATCAAGAAGTGTCTCCTGACAGAGCTGACCCTGAAGCTGCCTGGGAACCAATGGAAGCTGAAGCCAGAGCTAGAGCATCTAATGAAGATGGTGACATTAAACATATTTCCACTAAAGAATGGGCTAAATCAACTGGATATGACCCAATTAAACTTTTTACCAAG CTTTTTAAAGATGATATCAGGTATCTGTTGACGATGGACAAACTTTGGCGGAAAAGGAAACCTCCAGTTCCATTGGACTGGGCTGAAGTACAAAGTCAAGGTGAAGAAACCAATGCATCAGATCAACAAAATGAACCCCAGTTAGGTCTAAAAGACCAGCAGGTTCTAGATGTGAAAAGCTACGCAAGTCTTTTTTCAAAGAGTATTGAGACTTTGAGAGTTCATTTAGCAGAAAAAGGGGATGGAGCTGAGCTCATATGGGACAAGGATGACCCATCTGCAATGGATTTTGTCACCTCTGCTGCAAACCTCAGGATGCATATTTTCAGTATGAATATGAAGAGCAGATTTGATATAAAATCAATGGCAGGAAATATTATTCCTGCTATTGCTACTACTAATGCAGTGATCGCTGGGCTGATAGTATTGGAAGGATTGAAGATTCTATCAGGAAAAATAGACCAGTGtagaacaatttttttgaataaacAACCAAACCCAAGAAAGAAGCTCCTTGTGCCTTGTACACTGGATCCTCCCAACCCCAATTGTTATGTCTGTGCCAGCAAGCCAGAGGTGACTGTACGGCTGAACGTCCATAAAGTGACTGTTCTCACATTACAGGATAAGATAGTGAAAGAAAAATTTGCTATGGTAGCACCAGATGTCCAAATCGAAGATGGAAAAGGAACAATCCTAATATCTTCAGAAGAGGGGGAGACAGAAGCTAATAATCATAAGAAATTGTCAGAATTTGGAATTAGAAATGGCAGCCGTCTTCAAGCAGATGACTTTCTTCAGGACTATACCTTATTGATCAACATCCTTCATAGTGAAGACctaggaaaggatgttgaatttgaaGTTGTTGGTGATGCCCCAGAAAAAGTAGGGCCCAAACAAGCAGAAGGTGCTGCCAAAAGTATAACCAACGGCAGTGATGATGGAGCTCAGCCTTCCACGTCCACAGCACAAGAACAGGATGACGTGCTTATAGTTGATTCAGATGAAGAAGGCCCTTCAAATAATGCTGACATCAGTGAAGAAGAGAGAAGTCGCAAGAGGAAATTAGATGAGAAAGAGAATGTTAGTGCAAAGAGGTCACGTACAGAACAGACAGAAGAACTTGATGATGTTATAGCGTTAGATTGA